The Flavobacterium sp. 123 genome contains a region encoding:
- a CDS encoding site-specific DNA-methyltransferase, with translation MLKPYFKSTDKNFNLLQGDTMELLPKFEHKFDMVFADPPYFLSNNGMSIQSGQIVSVNKGKWDKSEGFEYINDFNRKWLTLARDKMKDNATIWISGTYHNIFSIGQILQELDFKILNVITWEKNNPPPNFSCRFFTHSTELIIWARKKEKVPHYYNYELMKQLNGNKQMKDVWKLPAIAPWEKSCNKHPTQKPLAVLTRLILASTKPNAWILDPFAGSSTTGIAANLLNRRYLGIDQEQEFLEISKNRKLEIENPKTAELYRQKIQGFTNKKELDLFLAKEPTEEYGSELIL, from the coding sequence ATGTTAAAGCCTTATTTCAAATCCACAGATAAAAACTTTAATCTTCTCCAAGGAGATACAATGGAACTTTTGCCAAAATTTGAGCATAAGTTTGATATGGTTTTTGCTGATCCTCCTTATTTTCTTTCTAACAATGGTATGTCTATTCAAAGTGGGCAAATTGTTTCTGTAAACAAAGGAAAATGGGATAAGTCAGAAGGATTTGAATATATCAATGACTTCAATAGGAAATGGTTGACACTGGCAAGAGATAAAATGAAAGATAATGCCACAATATGGATAAGTGGAACGTATCACAATATTTTTTCAATTGGGCAAATCCTTCAGGAGTTAGATTTCAAAATACTTAATGTAATAACCTGGGAAAAGAATAATCCACCACCAAATTTTTCGTGTCGTTTTTTTACACATTCTACAGAATTGATAATTTGGGCAAGGAAAAAAGAGAAAGTGCCTCATTATTACAATTATGAATTAATGAAACAGCTTAATGGTAATAAGCAAATGAAAGATGTTTGGAAACTTCCTGCCATTGCTCCTTGGGAAAAATCGTGTAATAAACATCCAACTCAAAAACCTTTAGCAGTATTAACAAGATTAATTCTGGCATCAACAAAACCTAACGCTTGGATATTAGATCCGTTTGCCGGAAGTTCAACAACAGGAATTGCAGCAAATCTTTTAAACAGAAGGTATTTAGGAATAGACCAAGAACAAGAATTTCTGGAAATAAGTAAAAACAGAAAACTTGAAATCGAAAACCCTAAAACAGCTGAATTATACAGGCAAAAAATACAAGGATTCACTAATAAAAAAGAACTGGATTTATTTCTGGCTAAAGAACCAACTGAAGAATATGGTAGCGAATTGATTTTGTAA
- a CDS encoding helix-turn-helix domain-containing protein produces MKKEILLKFGNKIKDLRSKREWSQELLAEKTGFHRTYIGMIERAERNLSLTNVEVFAKTFDMTISELLKF; encoded by the coding sequence ATGAAAAAAGAAATTTTATTAAAGTTTGGTAACAAGATAAAAGACCTCCGTTCAAAACGCGAATGGTCTCAGGAATTGTTAGCTGAAAAAACAGGTTTTCATAGAACTTATATTGGAATGATAGAACGTGCAGAACGTAATTTATCACTTACTAATGTAGAGGTATTTGCTAAAACTTTTGATATGACTATTTCTGAATTATTAAAGTTTTAA
- a CDS encoding HAD hydrolase-like protein, whose translation MKERKVINCVITDLDDTIWNWLEMWHSSFKPYFDDIVKSTKVNPDVLKADFKNLHQKYGTTEVSFAFNELTSLSAKQKEEITKKPITGKSILHKYYSNKKRNLNSYNGVLDTLKKLKEQGVLIIGFTESNAFFTKTRIKHLDLDGVFDCIYTPVDSGIPENTIRYYPENYWEPKLTEIRHLSKYDRKPNKEILEIILRDFKLKKEQTIYIGDKLDRDIQMAIDTGVTSVYASYGHIIENEKYELLKAVTHWNDDDVKREIEFKEKLKNKEIEPDYKLINSYDEILNYFRFKQNDLKLNIELLPNVIAVWNKITDVQQHFNDIALKIRNLALTTFTFIIAGIGFLFKENLSFIIFNYYIPVSAIFSILGALIIWVFYFMDKHWYHKFLVGSVKQSSKIENKWNKIFPEIGLSNSISKESNYNFEKFGIRFKSNSNRRFIFFYRPLIWSLVIITVLLFIFNQHQKSVSYKFYEQSIKQNKVLDIDNKDLKIENELLKKALKEKK comes from the coding sequence ATGAAGGAAAGAAAAGTAATAAATTGTGTGATTACTGATTTAGATGATACAATTTGGAATTGGTTAGAAATGTGGCATTCATCGTTTAAACCTTACTTTGATGACATAGTTAAATCTACAAAAGTAAATCCAGATGTTTTAAAAGCAGATTTCAAAAATTTGCATCAAAAATATGGCACTACAGAAGTTTCTTTCGCTTTTAATGAATTGACATCATTATCTGCCAAACAAAAAGAAGAAATAACTAAAAAGCCTATAACTGGGAAATCAATTTTACACAAATACTACTCAAACAAAAAGAGAAATTTAAATTCTTATAATGGTGTATTAGATACATTGAAAAAATTAAAGGAACAAGGTGTTTTAATAATTGGCTTTACTGAATCTAATGCTTTCTTTACAAAAACAAGAATTAAACATTTAGATCTAGATGGTGTTTTTGATTGTATATATACTCCTGTAGACTCAGGCATACCTGAAAACACAATTAGATATTATCCAGAAAATTATTGGGAACCTAAGCTTACAGAAATTAGACATTTGTCAAAATATGATAGAAAACCAAATAAAGAAATTCTTGAAATCATTTTAAGAGACTTTAAATTAAAAAAAGAGCAAACAATTTATATTGGTGATAAACTAGACAGAGATATCCAAATGGCTATTGATACTGGCGTTACAAGTGTTTATGCTAGTTATGGTCATATTATAGAAAATGAAAAGTATGAATTGCTAAAAGCAGTAACACATTGGAATGATGATGATGTGAAAAGAGAAATTGAGTTTAAAGAGAAATTAAAAAATAAAGAAATTGAACCTGATTATAAACTTATAAACTCTTATGATGAAATTCTAAACTACTTTAGATTTAAACAAAATGATTTAAAATTAAATATTGAATTATTACCAAATGTTATTGCAGTATGGAACAAAATTACAGATGTTCAACAACATTTTAATGATATAGCTTTAAAAATAAGGAATTTAGCATTAACAACTTTTACTTTTATAATAGCAGGCATAGGTTTTTTGTTCAAAGAAAACTTATCATTCATAATATTTAATTATTATATACCTGTAAGTGCAATATTTAGTATTCTCGGAGCATTAATTATCTGGGTATTTTATTTTATGGATAAACATTGGTACCATAAATTTTTAGTTGGCTCTGTCAAACAATCATCAAAAATTGAAAACAAATGGAATAAAATTTTTCCTGAAATTGGTCTTTCTAACTCCATATCCAAAGAAAGTAACTATAATTTTGAAAAATTTGGTATTAGATTCAAATCTAATTCGAACAGAAGATTTATCTTCTTTTACAGACCTTTAATTTGGTCACTAGTAATTATAACTGTTTTACTATTTATATTTAATCAGCATCAAAAATCTGTGAGTTATAAATTTTATGAACAAAGTATTAAACAGAATAAAGTTTTGGATATTGACAATAAAGATCTTAAGATTGAAAACGAATTATTAAAGAAAGCTTTAAAAGAGAAGAAATAA